One segment of Paenibacillus rhizovicinus DNA contains the following:
- a CDS encoding nucleotidyltransferase-like protein: MEHIKSHFKAIYEHQEGLVSLAVIDNPFPYNPLIDGLDLLILVVTSQEEALEGIEHIRLEGERVQIRTVTPAILEQWTNGGENRSIIQWLARGEILLDRDDYLANLRDKLLAFPSLLRSQKKLVEFSGFLRSYLQAKQDLQDYNLLDAYSNILAALNHWAHIAFIEEGVHPELGIWRQMRRFNPGIYKLYEELTISPETLEQRVQLVLLACEFSVMSKMKSSCGLLFSILESREEPWSVMELQLHPMLTDLHMDLSLLLQKLVKRGYVREVAYMPMAGDIEVLELRYH, translated from the coding sequence GTGGAACATATTAAATCTCATTTTAAAGCCATATACGAGCACCAAGAAGGTCTCGTTAGCCTGGCGGTAATCGATAATCCGTTTCCGTACAATCCGTTGATCGACGGCTTGGACTTGTTGATTCTTGTCGTTACTTCGCAAGAAGAAGCCCTAGAAGGAATCGAACATATCCGATTAGAAGGCGAACGGGTTCAAATCAGAACGGTAACGCCGGCAATACTTGAGCAGTGGACGAACGGCGGCGAGAACCGCAGCATCATACAATGGCTTGCTCGGGGGGAAATCCTGTTGGACCGAGATGACTACTTAGCGAATTTGCGCGACAAGCTGCTTGCATTCCCGTCATTGTTGCGCAGCCAGAAGAAATTGGTTGAGTTTTCGGGATTCCTTCGGAGCTATCTGCAGGCCAAACAGGATCTTCAGGATTATAATCTGCTGGATGCCTACAGCAACATCTTAGCGGCGCTCAACCATTGGGCTCATATCGCCTTTATTGAAGAAGGCGTTCACCCGGAGCTCGGCATCTGGCGTCAAATGCGGCGGTTTAATCCGGGGATCTATAAATTGTACGAAGAGCTAACCATCTCTCCGGAAACGTTGGAACAGCGGGTACAGCTCGTACTGCTGGCCTGCGAGTTCTCCGTCATGAGCAAAATGAAATCGTCCTGCGGACTGTTGTTTTCGATATTGGAAAGCCGCGAGGAACCGTGGAGCGTCATGGAGCTTCAGCTTCATCCAATGTTGACCGATCTGCACATGGACTTATCGCTGTTGCTGCAAAAACTGGTCAAACGCGGCTACGTGCGCGAAGTGGCGTACATGCCGATGGCGGGCGACATAGAAGTGCTTGAGCTTCGCTATCACTAA